A genomic stretch from Myxocyprinus asiaticus isolate MX2 ecotype Aquarium Trade chromosome 24, UBuf_Myxa_2, whole genome shotgun sequence includes:
- the LOC127414567 gene encoding hippocampus abundant transcript 1 protein-like isoform X1 — translation MLVKYIRQRSVGRAKVTHAVVVIFLEFFAWGLLTTPMLTVLHETFPQHTFLMNGLIQGVKGLLSFMSAPLIGALSDVCGRKSFLLLTVFFTCAPIPLMRISPWWFFALMSVSGLFSVTFSVIFAYVADITEEHERSTAYGLVSATFAASLVTSPAIGAFLSGKYGDSLVVLLATIIAVLDILFVLLVVPESLPDKMRLSSWGLPISWEQADPFASLRKVGKDSTVLLICVTVFLSYLPEAGQYSSFFLYLGQVINFSSEAIAGFIAMVGLLSIGAQTLLLSILMKKIGNKSTVLLGLGFQLFQLAWYGFGSEPWMMWAAGAVAAMSSITFPAVSALVSRCTDHDQQGAVQGMITGIRGLCNGLGPALFGFIFFLFNVELKEMSPVDPNPVSTDTEEKSVIPGPPFLFGACTVLLALLVAIFIPAQHTPVVKTCSTRVMTEPVSDGLGNSSVPVSDEDNEPLLQDSSL, via the exons ATGCTGGTCAAATATATCAGA CAGCGCAGTGTTGGTCGGGCGAAGGTGACCCATGCAGTGGTGGTGATCTTCCTCGAATTTTTTGCCTGGGGTCTCCTGACCACACCGATGCTGACA GTCCTGCATGAAACATTTCCACAGCACACGTTTCTCATGAACGGCCTCATTCAGGGAGTGAAG GGTTTGTTGTCATTCATGAGTGCTCCTCTGATCGGTGCCTTGTCTGATGTTTGTGGCAGAAAGTCCTTCCTGCTGCTCACAGTTTTTTTCACCTGCGCCCCCATCCCACTAATGAGGATCAGCCCGTG GTGGTTTTTTGCTCTGATGTCAGTTTCTGGACTTTTCTCTGTTACGTTTTCTGTTATATTTGCGTATGTGGCTGATATTACAGAAGAACATGAGAGAAGCACGGCGTATGGACTG GTCTCAGCAACGTTTGCGGCGAGTTTAGTGACGAGTCCAGCGATCGGAGCGTTCCTGTCGGGCAAATATGGAGACAGTCTGGTGGTGCTGCTTGCCACTATAATTGCTGTGCTGGATATTCTCTTTGTTCTGCTGGTCGTTCCAGAGTCTCTTCCTGATAAAATGAGATTATCATCGTGGGGTTTGCCCATTTCTTGGGAGCAGGCTGATCCGTTTGCT TCTTTGCGGAAGGTTGGTAAAGACTCGACAGTGCTGCTCATCTGTGTCACAGTGTTCCTGTCATATTTGCCTGAAGCCGGACAGTATTCCAGCTTCTTCCTCTACCTGGGGCAG GTCATTAACTTTTCCTCCGAAGCGATTGCAGGGTTTATAGCGATGGTTGGACTTCTGTCCATCGGAGCGCAG ACGTTACTTTTAAGCATTTTGATGAAGAAAATCGGAAATAAAAGCACAGTATTACTGGGCCTCGGATTTCAGCTGTTCCAACTGGCCTGGTACGGCTTCGGCTCAGAACCCTG GATGATGTGGGCAGCTGGTGCGGTCGCTGCCATGTCCAGTATCACGTTTCCTGCAGTGAGCGCGCTGGTGTCACGCTGCACCGATCACGACCAGCAGG GAGCGGTTCAGGGAATGATCACAGGGATTCGGGGTCTGTGTAATGGACTTGGCCCGGCTCTGTTTGGattcatttttttcctctttaatgTGGAACTGAAAGAGATGAGTCCAGTGGACCCGAACCCCGTCTCAACCGACACTGAAGAG AAGTCAGTTATTCCGGGTCCTCCCTTCCTGTTTGGAGCGTGCACAGTTCTGTTGGCTCTGCTGGTGGCGATCTTCATTCCAGCTCAACACACTCCCGTAGTGAAGACCTGCAGCACACGGGTGATGACGGAACCGGTGAGCGACGGCCTGGGGAACAGTTCTGTTCCTGTGAGCGATGAAGACAACGAACCGCTGTTACAGGACAGTAGCTTATAG
- the LOC127414567 gene encoding hippocampus abundant transcript 1 protein-like isoform X2, with protein sequence MLVKYIRRSVGRAKVTHAVVVIFLEFFAWGLLTTPMLTVLHETFPQHTFLMNGLIQGVKGLLSFMSAPLIGALSDVCGRKSFLLLTVFFTCAPIPLMRISPWWFFALMSVSGLFSVTFSVIFAYVADITEEHERSTAYGLVSATFAASLVTSPAIGAFLSGKYGDSLVVLLATIIAVLDILFVLLVVPESLPDKMRLSSWGLPISWEQADPFASLRKVGKDSTVLLICVTVFLSYLPEAGQYSSFFLYLGQVINFSSEAIAGFIAMVGLLSIGAQTLLLSILMKKIGNKSTVLLGLGFQLFQLAWYGFGSEPWMMWAAGAVAAMSSITFPAVSALVSRCTDHDQQGAVQGMITGIRGLCNGLGPALFGFIFFLFNVELKEMSPVDPNPVSTDTEEKSVIPGPPFLFGACTVLLALLVAIFIPAQHTPVVKTCSTRVMTEPVSDGLGNSSVPVSDEDNEPLLQDSSL encoded by the exons ATGCTGGTCAAATATATCAGA CGCAGTGTTGGTCGGGCGAAGGTGACCCATGCAGTGGTGGTGATCTTCCTCGAATTTTTTGCCTGGGGTCTCCTGACCACACCGATGCTGACA GTCCTGCATGAAACATTTCCACAGCACACGTTTCTCATGAACGGCCTCATTCAGGGAGTGAAG GGTTTGTTGTCATTCATGAGTGCTCCTCTGATCGGTGCCTTGTCTGATGTTTGTGGCAGAAAGTCCTTCCTGCTGCTCACAGTTTTTTTCACCTGCGCCCCCATCCCACTAATGAGGATCAGCCCGTG GTGGTTTTTTGCTCTGATGTCAGTTTCTGGACTTTTCTCTGTTACGTTTTCTGTTATATTTGCGTATGTGGCTGATATTACAGAAGAACATGAGAGAAGCACGGCGTATGGACTG GTCTCAGCAACGTTTGCGGCGAGTTTAGTGACGAGTCCAGCGATCGGAGCGTTCCTGTCGGGCAAATATGGAGACAGTCTGGTGGTGCTGCTTGCCACTATAATTGCTGTGCTGGATATTCTCTTTGTTCTGCTGGTCGTTCCAGAGTCTCTTCCTGATAAAATGAGATTATCATCGTGGGGTTTGCCCATTTCTTGGGAGCAGGCTGATCCGTTTGCT TCTTTGCGGAAGGTTGGTAAAGACTCGACAGTGCTGCTCATCTGTGTCACAGTGTTCCTGTCATATTTGCCTGAAGCCGGACAGTATTCCAGCTTCTTCCTCTACCTGGGGCAG GTCATTAACTTTTCCTCCGAAGCGATTGCAGGGTTTATAGCGATGGTTGGACTTCTGTCCATCGGAGCGCAG ACGTTACTTTTAAGCATTTTGATGAAGAAAATCGGAAATAAAAGCACAGTATTACTGGGCCTCGGATTTCAGCTGTTCCAACTGGCCTGGTACGGCTTCGGCTCAGAACCCTG GATGATGTGGGCAGCTGGTGCGGTCGCTGCCATGTCCAGTATCACGTTTCCTGCAGTGAGCGCGCTGGTGTCACGCTGCACCGATCACGACCAGCAGG GAGCGGTTCAGGGAATGATCACAGGGATTCGGGGTCTGTGTAATGGACTTGGCCCGGCTCTGTTTGGattcatttttttcctctttaatgTGGAACTGAAAGAGATGAGTCCAGTGGACCCGAACCCCGTCTCAACCGACACTGAAGAG AAGTCAGTTATTCCGGGTCCTCCCTTCCTGTTTGGAGCGTGCACAGTTCTGTTGGCTCTGCTGGTGGCGATCTTCATTCCAGCTCAACACACTCCCGTAGTGAAGACCTGCAGCACACGGGTGATGACGGAACCGGTGAGCGACGGCCTGGGGAACAGTTCTGTTCCTGTGAGCGATGAAGACAACGAACCGCTGTTACAGGACAGTAGCTTATAG
- the LOC127414574 gene encoding leucine-rich repeat-containing protein 2-like, translating into MRMDRIGIDIPVYDLSLIRGLWEGRVKKYKHRQKKEEERLEKSALTKINQEWQYRIACKRLKSAEATALQCYLERSTFAELDIQPTENKDSNTEDKRFIFEMNGDKWRKLPEDLQFMTYLREWHIRGTKIPEIPSYIEAFLDLRVLDIPRNGFTKLPVEIGKLINLRELIVNYNKLLSIPAELGDCENLERLEMTANGNLIELPFELRNLKKLKHLDMSENKFASIPICVLRMESLKFLDISNNKLKDLPEDIDRLEALETVFLHKNKLKYVPLCMANLIHLKMLVVSADELYSIPSKFIDNPDIKLIRLYENPINVQDKDVNQQDDHEKEFMKTYIETLQDRDTQPTYTTKVSLSCLL; encoded by the exons ATGAGGATGGATCGGATCGGTATCGACATTCCTGTGTACGATCTCTCACTGATCCGAGGGCTGTGGGAAGGACGAGTGAAAAAATACAAACATCGACAGAAGAAAGAAGAGGAACGATTGGAGAAAAGTGCTCTGACCAA AATCAATCAGGAATGGCAGTATCGTATCGCGTGCAAAAGGTTAAAGAGCGCAGAGGCCACAGCACTTCAGTGTTATTTGGAGAGATCGACTTTCGCAGAGCTCGACATCCAGCCCACCGAAAATAAAG ACAGTAACACAGAAGACAAGAGATTCATTTTTGAGATGAATGGAGATAAATGGAGG AAGTTACCTGAGGATCTTCAGTTTATGACGTATCTCAGAGAATGGCACATCCGAGGAACAAAGATACCTGAGATTCCCTCTTACATCGAAGCGTTTTTGGATCTGCGTGTGCTGGACATCCCGAGGAACGGATTTACAAAACTTCCTGTCGAGATCG GAAAGCTGATCAATCTGAGGGAATTAATTGTCAATTATAATAAACTGTTGAGCATTCCAGCCGAACTCGGAGACTGTGAGAATCTCGAACGATTAGAGATGACGGCAAACGGCAATCTGATAGAACTGCCCTTTGAG TTGAGAAATCTAAAAAAACTGAAGCACTTGGACATGTCAGAAAATAAATTTGCCAGTATTCCGATCTGTGTCCTGCGTATGGAAAGTCTGAAGTTTTTAGATATCAGTAACAACAAACTCAAAGACCTGCCTGAAGACATTGACAG GCTGGAGGCTTTAGAGactgtgttccttcacaaaaacaAACTGAAGTATGTGCCGTTGTGCATGGCAAACCTCATTCATCTGAAGATGCTCGTCGTGAGCGCTGATGAGCTCTACAGCATCCCGTCCAAATTCATTGACAATCCTGATATCAA atTAATCAGATTATATGAAAATCCAATAAACGTCCAGGATAAAGACGTGAACCAACAGGACGATCATGAGAAGGAGTTTATGAAGACATACATCGAGACTCTTCAGGACAGAG ACACTCAACCAACATACACAACTAAAGTGTCTCTGAGCTGTCTGCTGTGA